The following are from one region of the Pseudodesulfovibrio piezophilus C1TLV30 genome:
- a CDS encoding carboxymuconolactone decarboxylase family protein produces the protein MFLIDYITPEKAEGKIKEIYSMIPTGRPVPEPMQLYSASPRYLEKQMEILQTIMKDGEYEPELLAAMRYIGSINTCFGYCATYNKDILGSMGLSEEEIDALITDPYQAFEAKEASLLALISKAMTKPESVCSADINTAREHGWTDSQIFESTAYAAQMATLGIVVGAFSK, from the coding sequence ATGTTTCTTATCGATTACATCACCCCAGAGAAAGCAGAAGGAAAAATCAAGGAAATCTATTCGATGATTCCCACAGGACGCCCTGTCCCGGAACCGATGCAATTATACAGCGCAAGCCCACGGTATTTGGAAAAACAAATGGAGATACTGCAAACGATCATGAAAGATGGCGAATATGAACCGGAATTATTGGCAGCCATGCGTTATATCGGCTCCATAAATACCTGCTTCGGATACTGCGCGACATATAACAAAGATATACTTGGCTCCATGGGACTGAGTGAAGAAGAAATAGATGCGCTGATTACCGATCCGTACCAAGCTTTTGAAGCCAAAGAGGCTTCTCTCCTCGCTCTGATAAGTAAGGCAATGACAAAGCCGGAAAGCGTTTGTAGTGCTGACATCAATACTGCCAGAGAGCACGGTTGGACTGACTCACAGATTTTTGAAAGCACAGCCTATGCCGCTCAGATGGCGACCCTTGGAATAGTTGTTGGCGCGTTTTCCAAATAA
- a CDS encoding GGDEF domain-containing protein, protein MGNGILWDICTACLKVGQITCRVYGFFQASAQDDALQTFWGKMLEGEKQLVVFWESLLPLIQAGMIPDIFDDPERIQKELTRHHERAMGFSSNLATEMAPKDMFILAFRLEYYLLYPVFEILFDFARELRLVSASGGNWGDPKSHVSDLFEGVTRFCGASPEMELLGETMKMLWMENRRLATTINTDPLTGLMNKRGFFNASKPLMDLALRDRKNIGLILADLDDFKKFNALYGQQAGDKLLKSIGSALRQVVRSSDLVTRFGGEEFMILFYAIEHCHLDDMAAKIAKTIQACSSDGQGCTASVGAATLMSGKAEVGTCCVNLEEVLSVAAKNLEKAKETGEGGVVVS, encoded by the coding sequence ATGGGCAATGGTATCCTTTGGGACATTTGTACGGCCTGCTTGAAAGTCGGGCAAATAACCTGTCGAGTCTATGGTTTTTTTCAGGCGTCGGCTCAGGATGATGCATTACAGACTTTTTGGGGGAAGATGCTTGAAGGAGAAAAACAGCTCGTGGTGTTTTGGGAGTCATTGCTTCCTCTTATTCAAGCTGGGATGATTCCGGACATCTTCGATGACCCGGAGAGAATCCAGAAGGAGTTGACCCGGCATCATGAGCGGGCCATGGGATTTTCATCGAATCTTGCGACCGAAATGGCTCCCAAGGATATGTTCATACTTGCTTTTCGTCTTGAGTATTATTTGCTGTACCCTGTTTTTGAAATCTTGTTCGACTTTGCCAGAGAGCTTCGATTGGTTTCAGCTTCAGGAGGAAACTGGGGTGACCCCAAGTCTCATGTGAGTGATCTGTTTGAAGGAGTCACCCGTTTTTGTGGAGCATCGCCAGAAATGGAATTGTTGGGTGAGACCATGAAGATGTTATGGATGGAGAACAGACGATTGGCGACAACGATTAATACTGATCCGCTGACCGGATTGATGAACAAGCGTGGCTTTTTCAATGCCTCAAAGCCTTTGATGGATTTAGCGCTCAGAGATCGAAAGAATATCGGACTGATTCTTGCCGATCTTGATGATTTCAAGAAATTCAACGCTCTCTACGGACAACAGGCTGGAGATAAGCTGCTCAAAAGCATTGGCTCTGCTTTGCGGCAGGTTGTGCGCTCTTCGGATCTGGTTACCCGGTTTGGGGGGGAGGAATTCATGATTCTGTTTTATGCCATTGAGCATTGTCATTTAGATGATATGGCAGCAAAAATTGCCAAAACCATTCAAGCATGCAGTTCTGACGGGCAGGGATGTACAGCAAGCGTGGGGGCTGCGACGTTAATGTCGGGTAAGGCTGAAGTCGGGACGTGTTGTGTCAATCTGGAAGAAGTTCTGTCCGTGGCTGCGAAAAATCTTGAAAAGGCCAAGGAGACTGGAGAAGGGGGCGTGGTTGTTTCATGA
- a CDS encoding TetR/AcrR family transcriptional regulator, which translates to MSEKTKQRIIKAGAELIHKQGFNNTGLKDILAAAQVPKGSFYFYFKNKEQFGIEVIDYYKERFRESVLIILSDQSIPPLVRMRHFFQHYHDIMKSNGYKRGCPIGNLTQEMGDLSEAFRFKLKQSLDGMATTIESLLKESIERGDTPKLNTRTTAIFIIEAWHGALIRMKATEDDEPLSIFYSFIFGTILRK; encoded by the coding sequence ATGAGTGAAAAAACAAAACAACGCATCATCAAAGCAGGAGCCGAGTTGATCCATAAACAAGGATTCAACAATACCGGACTGAAGGATATCCTTGCTGCGGCTCAAGTTCCGAAAGGCTCCTTTTATTTCTATTTCAAGAACAAGGAACAATTCGGCATAGAGGTGATAGACTATTATAAAGAGCGGTTTAGAGAGTCAGTCCTGATAATCCTCTCAGATCAATCGATCCCTCCACTTGTTCGCATGAGACATTTTTTTCAGCATTACCATGATATCATGAAATCAAACGGCTATAAACGTGGATGCCCTATAGGCAACCTGACTCAGGAGATGGGCGACCTAAGCGAAGCTTTTCGTTTCAAACTCAAGCAATCTCTGGATGGTATGGCCACAACCATCGAGTCCCTTTTGAAAGAATCCATCGAAAGAGGAGACACGCCAAAACTCAACACTCGAACAACAGCCATTTTTATTATCGAAGCATGGCACGGAGCTCTCATCAGGATGAAAGCGACAGAAGATGACGAACCTCTTTCCATATTCTATTCCTTTATTTTTGGCACCATCTTGCGAAAATAA
- a CDS encoding ParB/RepB/Spo0J family partition protein encodes MQLSSEIITASAQAIQTTGSHLFWSEQTNTSLKTSLEEVGQTTPILVQETETGLELISGFARVMILKELGKPVLVRLVERLTDMEKGLLYLIENTHRLQDDGMKLKALRYFRTFTSEKEIRQTVLHRLGIKPKSKDAKLFMTWLELPENWQSHLTAGRIPLAAGTIIAKMNDSDRHAVEQLFTNYSWSRSNAVNVLTWLFETSKMTAHSIANIMNTTHMDTMMGLTLSPKDTIARLVSTAKKARYPELTSRQKSYAETSAKLVAGTKWQLEQPDNFETNEAELTLRIKNSQQLKTALHDLEDMVTRPEWEILWTIGTSHD; translated from the coding sequence TTGCAGCTTTCAAGCGAAATCATTACAGCTTCCGCTCAAGCTATCCAGACCACAGGCTCTCACCTGTTCTGGTCCGAACAGACCAACACTTCATTGAAGACTTCCCTTGAGGAAGTCGGTCAAACCACCCCAATCCTTGTTCAGGAGACAGAAACAGGCTTGGAACTCATATCCGGCTTCGCCAGAGTCATGATTCTAAAGGAACTGGGAAAGCCCGTTCTGGTCAGGTTGGTCGAGAGACTGACTGACATGGAGAAGGGGCTACTCTATCTGATTGAGAATACCCACCGTCTCCAAGATGATGGAATGAAACTCAAAGCACTTCGGTATTTCCGTACATTCACCTCAGAGAAGGAGATCCGGCAGACAGTTCTCCACCGTCTTGGTATCAAGCCGAAAAGCAAAGACGCCAAGCTCTTCATGACATGGCTGGAATTACCTGAAAACTGGCAGTCTCACCTGACCGCAGGGCGCATTCCCTTAGCTGCGGGAACCATCATTGCCAAAATGAATGACTCTGACAGACACGCCGTAGAACAGCTCTTCACAAACTACTCATGGTCACGCTCTAACGCCGTCAACGTGCTGACGTGGCTTTTCGAAACCTCTAAAATGACTGCTCATTCCATAGCGAACATTATGAATACAACTCATATGGACACAATGATGGGCCTGACTCTTTCTCCCAAGGACACCATTGCCCGCCTTGTCTCAACGGCAAAAAAAGCCCGCTACCCAGAGTTGACATCTCGCCAAAAGTCCTATGCCGAAACATCTGCAAAATTGGTTGCCGGAACAAAATGGCAGCTAGAACAACCAGATAATTTCGAAACAAATGAAGCAGAGCTGACTCTTCGAATCAAGAATTCCCAGCAGCTAAAAACAGCGCTCCACGATTTGGAAGACATGGTTACACGCCCTGAGTGGGAAATTCTCTGGACGATTGGAACCAGCCATGACTAA
- a CDS encoding SPL family radical SAM protein → MTKQLPNHLRRISHIFVDESMQDSLIARRVQRRLAGTDKANLPWTVVSPDMDRIEFSKGSEQALYLKEYKGKFLRFCPGTKAYHCCGYRIIHIGENCPMACSYCILQAYFQDQVLKIWANQGDLFSELAEGFANQAQRFRVGTGEFTDSLALEHLTGYSHDLVEFLNNYSNVALELKSKVVDLSWMDAAKRTDRILPAWSMNAPFINEHEEFDVSTLRERLSAARTCAEAGFRVCLHFDPVIHYPGWEEGYAETIDLIFDYVKPHQIAYMSIGSFRCMPQLTPIIADNFPKTTYIYDEFIPGLDGKARLLRPLRVKQFSFIVNRLRAHGMDKQLYFCMESTDVWNEVFGYAPKDFGGLAKRLMGQSFDDQSQ, encoded by the coding sequence ATGACTAAACAGCTCCCCAATCACCTGCGTCGCATCTCCCACATATTCGTTGATGAATCCATGCAGGATTCACTGATAGCAAGGAGAGTACAGAGGCGCCTTGCGGGTACGGATAAAGCAAACCTCCCGTGGACCGTCGTCTCCCCGGACATGGACCGTATTGAATTCAGCAAAGGTTCCGAACAGGCACTCTATCTTAAAGAATACAAAGGGAAATTCCTCCGATTCTGCCCTGGTACCAAAGCCTACCACTGCTGTGGATATCGTATCATCCACATTGGAGAGAACTGTCCGATGGCCTGTTCCTACTGTATCCTCCAGGCCTATTTCCAGGACCAAGTCCTCAAGATATGGGCGAACCAGGGTGACTTGTTCAGTGAACTTGCTGAGGGTTTTGCCAATCAGGCACAACGCTTCCGGGTCGGGACTGGAGAGTTCACAGATTCTCTCGCTCTGGAACACCTGACCGGATACAGTCATGATCTTGTCGAATTTCTGAATAACTACAGCAATGTAGCCCTTGAACTCAAGTCAAAAGTCGTTGATCTTTCATGGATGGATGCAGCCAAACGAACAGACCGAATTCTTCCGGCATGGTCCATGAATGCTCCCTTCATCAATGAACATGAAGAATTTGATGTCTCCACTTTGCGGGAACGACTCTCGGCTGCCAGGACATGTGCGGAAGCTGGTTTTCGAGTCTGTCTTCACTTCGATCCGGTCATTCATTATCCAGGCTGGGAAGAAGGCTATGCGGAAACCATCGACCTGATTTTTGATTATGTTAAGCCACACCAGATCGCCTACATGTCAATCGGCTCATTCCGATGCATGCCACAACTCACGCCTATCATTGCTGACAATTTCCCCAAAACGACATACATCTATGATGAGTTCATTCCAGGACTCGATGGCAAGGCCCGCCTCCTTCGCCCCCTGCGAGTGAAGCAATTCTCCTTCATCGTCAATCGACTCCGTGCGCATGGTATGGACAAACAACTCTATTTCTGCATGGAATCCACGGATGTCTGGAATGAAGTATTCGGTTATGCCCCAAAAGATTTTGGCGGATTGGCCAAGCGACTGATGGGACAGTCCTTTGATGATCAAAGCCAATGA
- a CDS encoding lysophospholipid acyltransferase family protein, producing MFKRIFFVVLLVPVTLYYSIRMLLVDPEKAAPEEYDSWGLKWGAAAVWLSGITIETDMGDVDPKGHYVFIGNHQSNLDIPVLFKVLKGNRIRFVAKKSLFDIPIYGKALAHSGHICIDRDNRRAAMQSLNDAVEQAQKGISPLIFPEGTRNDNLDDLMEFKIGAMIIALKCGLPVVPFVMAHTGRVMPKGKMIIDNRPVVRFKALPIIDPSQYTLKEREKFKDDLRAMMSKAYKELLAEG from the coding sequence ATGTTTAAAAGGATATTTTTTGTCGTTCTGCTGGTTCCGGTAACCCTGTATTATAGCATACGAATGCTTTTGGTTGATCCGGAAAAGGCTGCGCCGGAAGAGTATGATAGCTGGGGACTGAAATGGGGAGCGGCGGCAGTGTGGCTTTCCGGCATTACCATAGAAACGGATATGGGGGACGTTGACCCCAAGGGCCATTACGTTTTTATTGGGAATCATCAGAGTAATCTCGACATCCCGGTGCTCTTTAAAGTCTTGAAGGGCAATCGCATTCGCTTCGTAGCAAAAAAAAGTCTCTTTGATATCCCGATATACGGGAAAGCACTAGCGCATTCCGGGCATATTTGTATTGATCGGGATAACCGCCGTGCTGCCATGCAAAGCCTCAATGATGCTGTAGAGCAGGCTCAAAAAGGCATTTCTCCCTTGATATTTCCAGAAGGGACTCGCAATGACAATCTGGATGATTTAATGGAGTTCAAGATCGGTGCCATGATCATTGCGCTTAAGTGCGGTTTGCCAGTGGTTCCTTTTGTTATGGCGCATACCGGGCGTGTCATGCCCAAGGGGAAAATGATTATCGACAACCGTCCGGTTGTTCGATTTAAGGCATTGCCCATCATAGATCCTTCCCAATACACCCTGAAAGAGCGCGAAAAGTTCAAGGACGATTTGCGCGCGATGATGAGCAAGGCGTACAAGGAACTCCTTGCTGAAGGATAA
- a CDS encoding elongation factor G, with product MPDLNTQRTYSLVGHGGSGKTSVAEMLLFNAGVVNRLGKVEDGNTILDYEPEEIKRRGSIQPGFAHYKWKKNDHFLIDTPGDSNFAGDLSYSLTATDGVVLVLDAVDGVKPLTRKIWSQVQARALPAMIVINKMDRDRADFDAAFTGISDALGARPVLLYYPIGVREDFKGVVDMLSGQAFLFSADGAVTEADIPAEIADEVESLRETMIENIAESDEDLMEKYFEEGELGPEDSIKGLKAGVASGELVPVVVSSALNNQGGQMILETVQKLLPGPLDHAPWVGEDGERPSSPDEPLACFVFKTQADPFAGQLTLARVLSGQIKPDSHLLNASNGEKERVGQLLLTSGKEQIPSKEAMGPGAIVTLAKLKNTATGDTLVEKDVFKLIKPERAPQLITFALAPAEKGDEDKVYAAVAKLLDEDITLTLSRDEESGDILLSGMGQNHIEISVEKARRRYKADIVLKTPKVPYRETFKTGAREVQGRHKKQSGGRGQFGDCFIHVAPQGSGEGYEFVDKIVGGSIPRQFIPAVDKGIQESAARGVLAGYPVIDFQVTLYDGSYHNVDSSEMAFKIAGSLAFKKAAEKAHMALLEPIMLVTVAVPDSFMGDVIGDLSSRRGKVLGSDSQAGLTEVKAHVPMAEMLKYAPDLNSMTGGQGTFFMEFASYEECPSQEAEKVIAAHSKSAESD from the coding sequence ATGCCTGACTTGAACACCCAGAGAACATATTCACTTGTCGGTCATGGCGGCAGCGGCAAGACCTCTGTCGCCGAGATGCTTCTTTTTAACGCTGGCGTCGTCAATCGCCTCGGCAAAGTCGAAGATGGGAATACCATTCTCGATTATGAGCCTGAGGAGATCAAGCGGCGCGGTTCCATTCAGCCTGGTTTTGCTCATTACAAATGGAAAAAAAACGATCATTTTCTCATTGATACTCCGGGGGATTCCAACTTTGCCGGAGATTTATCCTATAGCTTGACCGCAACTGACGGTGTGGTGCTTGTCCTTGATGCTGTCGATGGAGTCAAGCCGCTGACCAGAAAAATCTGGTCTCAAGTTCAGGCTCGGGCATTACCAGCCATGATTGTCATCAATAAAATGGATCGTGATCGAGCTGATTTTGATGCTGCTTTTACTGGTATTTCTGATGCATTGGGTGCGCGGCCGGTCCTTCTTTATTATCCCATTGGTGTCAGGGAAGACTTTAAGGGTGTGGTTGATATGTTGTCAGGTCAAGCTTTTCTGTTTAGTGCGGATGGTGCCGTTACGGAAGCTGATATTCCTGCCGAGATCGCGGATGAAGTGGAAAGTCTCCGAGAGACCATGATTGAAAATATCGCGGAAAGCGATGAAGACCTCATGGAAAAATATTTCGAGGAGGGGGAATTGGGACCTGAAGATAGCATAAAAGGTCTCAAAGCCGGAGTTGCATCTGGTGAACTCGTTCCTGTCGTGGTGTCTTCTGCTTTGAATAATCAAGGCGGACAGATGATCCTTGAGACTGTACAGAAACTCTTGCCTGGTCCATTGGACCATGCTCCCTGGGTTGGCGAAGACGGGGAACGTCCGAGTTCTCCAGACGAACCTCTGGCATGTTTTGTCTTCAAAACACAAGCTGACCCTTTTGCCGGACAGCTTACACTGGCTCGTGTGTTATCAGGACAAATCAAGCCGGATTCCCATTTGTTGAACGCCTCGAACGGTGAAAAAGAGCGCGTGGGGCAATTGTTGCTGACAAGTGGCAAGGAGCAAATCCCGTCGAAAGAGGCCATGGGACCTGGGGCTATCGTCACCCTTGCCAAATTGAAGAATACGGCTACGGGAGATACTCTGGTAGAGAAAGACGTATTCAAATTGATCAAGCCTGAACGCGCACCACAGCTTATTACCTTTGCTTTGGCTCCTGCTGAAAAGGGTGATGAAGATAAAGTATATGCAGCTGTCGCCAAACTGCTTGATGAGGATATCACGTTGACCCTGTCTCGTGATGAAGAGTCCGGTGATATTCTTCTGTCCGGTATGGGGCAAAATCATATTGAAATTTCAGTAGAAAAAGCCAGAAGGCGCTATAAGGCTGATATTGTCCTGAAGACTCCCAAGGTCCCGTACCGCGAAACATTCAAAACCGGAGCCAGGGAAGTGCAGGGGCGCCATAAGAAACAGTCCGGCGGCCGAGGGCAATTTGGTGATTGCTTTATCCATGTGGCCCCTCAAGGGTCGGGTGAGGGATATGAGTTCGTGGATAAGATTGTCGGAGGATCCATTCCTCGGCAGTTCATTCCTGCCGTAGATAAGGGAATACAGGAATCTGCCGCTCGAGGCGTGCTTGCTGGGTATCCGGTTATCGACTTTCAGGTCACACTGTATGATGGCAGCTATCACAATGTCGATTCATCAGAAATGGCTTTCAAGATTGCAGGTTCCCTTGCCTTCAAGAAGGCGGCAGAAAAGGCTCATATGGCCCTTCTTGAACCGATCATGCTGGTGACTGTGGCGGTGCCGGACTCCTTTATGGGGGATGTTATTGGTGACCTTTCTTCACGCAGGGGCAAGGTGCTGGGGTCTGATTCCCAGGCCGGCCTGACAGAGGTAAAGGCCCATGTTCCCATGGCTGAAATGCTGAAATATGCTCCGGATCTCAATTCCATGACTGGAGGGCAGGGAACATTCTTCATGGAATTTGCTTCTTATGAAGAATGCCCTTCACAGGAAGCAGAAAAGGTTATCGCGGCACATTCCAAATCGGCTGAAAGCGATTAA
- a CDS encoding ribonuclease J translates to MSSTSLSLYPLGGLGEIGMNCMAYVTDRSMALVDCGLMFPEDYHFGVDVVIPCFDMILENKQKLHGIVLTHGHEDHIGALPWLLQNVDVPVYGSEFTLGLVESKLREHGLDRWADLRPVRPYDRVLIGDFKFNFFPVCHSIIEGFGLGIETPVGRVVHTGDFKIDRNPLGGHATDLGAFRKFSESGVTVMLSDSTNVEREGFALTEREIKVSLREIFSTAKGRILVSLFSSHIQRMQEVIDLADAEGRKVAVSGRSLFRNIDLAREQGHLKIPKGILVDLDQLDEYGDSELVLLITGSQGEPLAALSRMAMGEHRQLSVKPDDLYVLSSRFIPGNVKAITKVINNLYRLGAEVLYEKMHGIHASGHAHAGELTLMLETVRPKYFIPVHGEYRHLVKHQRLAIGCGVEEDCALVVENGQPIVFHADGSMEFGKLFSAEKILVDGKGVGDVGQSVLKERQLLAGEGMVIVVIVVDEASGEISMGPDIISKGFVFEQKYRHVLDDAKCIILDVHENITPGETEKLKERIRSALRRFFRKVLGRDPVVVPLVISM, encoded by the coding sequence ATGTCTTCGACATCCCTCAGTCTTTATCCCTTGGGCGGGCTTGGTGAAATCGGTATGAACTGTATGGCCTATGTGACGGATCGGTCCATGGCCCTTGTCGATTGTGGGCTCATGTTTCCGGAGGATTATCATTTTGGTGTGGATGTGGTCATTCCATGCTTTGACATGATTCTTGAAAACAAGCAGAAATTGCACGGTATCGTGCTCACTCACGGGCATGAAGATCACATTGGTGCCTTGCCCTGGCTTTTACAAAATGTCGATGTTCCTGTGTATGGGAGTGAATTCACCCTTGGCTTGGTTGAGAGCAAATTGCGTGAACATGGTTTGGACCGTTGGGCCGACCTTCGTCCTGTCCGCCCGTACGACAGGGTGCTCATTGGTGATTTTAAATTTAATTTTTTCCCTGTCTGCCACTCAATTATTGAAGGTTTCGGTCTTGGTATAGAAACCCCTGTCGGACGAGTTGTTCATACAGGAGATTTCAAGATTGATCGGAATCCTCTTGGTGGGCATGCCACTGATCTTGGTGCATTCCGTAAATTCTCCGAATCGGGTGTGACTGTGATGCTCTCGGATTCGACCAATGTGGAGAGGGAAGGGTTTGCCCTGACAGAACGGGAAATCAAGGTATCTCTCCGCGAGATTTTCTCTACGGCGAAAGGTCGTATTCTTGTTTCTCTTTTTTCGAGTCATATTCAACGAATGCAGGAAGTCATTGATTTGGCTGATGCCGAAGGGCGTAAGGTCGCAGTTTCAGGGCGTAGCCTTTTTCGAAATATAGACTTGGCGAGAGAGCAGGGGCATCTGAAAATACCCAAAGGGATTTTGGTGGACCTTGACCAACTCGATGAATACGGGGATTCAGAGCTTGTCCTGCTCATTACTGGGTCGCAGGGCGAACCCTTGGCTGCTCTTTCGCGGATGGCTATGGGGGAACACAGGCAATTGAGCGTCAAACCGGATGATTTGTATGTCTTGTCATCCCGTTTCATTCCGGGAAATGTCAAAGCCATAACCAAGGTCATCAACAACCTTTACCGCTTGGGTGCCGAGGTCCTGTATGAAAAGATGCATGGTATTCATGCTTCGGGACATGCTCATGCGGGAGAATTGACATTGATGCTTGAGACTGTTCGTCCAAAATATTTTATCCCGGTGCATGGGGAATACCGTCATTTGGTGAAGCATCAAAGGCTTGCTATCGGATGTGGTGTGGAAGAAGACTGTGCCTTGGTTGTGGAAAACGGACAACCCATTGTTTTTCATGCCGATGGGAGTATGGAATTTGGGAAGCTTTTTTCAGCTGAAAAGATTCTCGTGGATGGGAAAGGGGTTGGTGACGTCGGACAATCTGTCCTCAAGGAGCGGCAACTGCTGGCCGGAGAGGGGATGGTGATTGTAGTCATTGTGGTCGATGAAGCCTCTGGTGAGATCTCCATGGGACCGGATATTATATCAAAGGGTTTTGTTTTCGAGCAAAAATATCGTCATGTTCTGGATGATGCCAAATGTATCATCCTGGATGTTCATGAGAATATCACGCCGGGCGAAACCGAAAAACTCAAGGAACGAATTCGTTCTGCGCTGAGGCGATTTTTCCGCAAGGTTCTAGGGAGAGACCCTGTCGTGGTTCCTCTTGTGATCTCAATGTAA